Proteins encoded within one genomic window of Esox lucius isolate fEsoLuc1 chromosome 12, fEsoLuc1.pri, whole genome shotgun sequence:
- the LOC105026319 gene encoding glycerol-3-phosphate dehydrogenase [NAD(+)], cytoplasmic — MATPKKVCIIGSGNWGSAIAKIVGANVAQNSKFDSTLTMWVFEEMVDGRKLTEIINADHENVKYLPGHKLPSNVLAVPELLDAAKEADILVFVIPHQFIGRVCDTLRGKIKSDALGMSLIKGVDEGPDGLKLISDVIQEKLGITMSVLMGANIANEVADEKFCETTIGCKDKEHGSLLKELMQTSNFRVTVVEESDVVEICGALKNIVAVGAGFCDGLGFGDNTKAAVIRLGLMEMIAFARIFCTNGPVSSATFLESCGVADLITTCYGGRNRKVAEAFVKTGKSIEELEKEMLNGQKLQGPATAAEVHVILKKKNLTEKFPLFNAVYQICYQGHPVTEFIKCLQNHPEHM; from the exons ATGGCAACTCCGAAGAAAGTCTGCATTATTGGTTCTGGCAATTg GGGCTCTGCCATTGCCAAGATAGTGGGTGCCAATGTTGCTCAGAACTCCAAATTTGACAGCACTCTGACCATGTGGGTGTTTGAGGAGATGGTGGATGGTCGCAAGCTGACAGAGATCATCAACGCTGACCATGAGAATGTCAAGTACCTGCCTGGACATAAGTTACCCTCCAATGTG TTGGCCGTTCCTGAGCTGTTGGACGCTGCCAAGGAAGCAGACATCTTGGTGTTTGTGATCCCCCACCAGTTCATCGGCCGGGTGTGTGACACACTGAGGGGGAAGATAAAGAGCGACGCACTTGGAATGTCCCTCATCAAG GGTGTAGATGAGGGTCCTGATGGATTGAAGCTCATCTCCGATGTGATTCAGGAGAAGCTGGGCATCACCATGAGTGTGCTGATGGGGGCCAACATTGCCAATGAAGTCGCCGATGAGAAGTTCTGTGAGACCACTATTG GATGTAAGGATAAAGAACATGGTTCCTTGCTGAAGGAACTCATGCAGACCAGTAATTTTCGGGTCACAGTGGTGGAGGAGTCAGATGTGGTTGAAATCTGTGGAGCACTGAAG AACATTGTAGCTGTGGGGGCGGGCTTCTGTGATGGCCTGGGCTTTGGGGACAACACCAAGGCAGCTGTGATCCGACTCGGGCTGATGGAGATGATCGCCTTTGCACGCATATTCTGCACCAACGGCCCCGTCTCCTCTGCAACCTTCCTGGAAAGCTGTGGTGTTGCCGACCTCATAACCACCTGCTATGGTGGCCGCAACCGCAAAGTGGCTGAAGCCTTCGTCAAGACGGGGAAA TCAATTGAAGAGCTGGAGAAGGAGATGCTTAATGGACAGAAACTCCAGGGACCAGCAACAGCAGCTGAAGTCCATGTGATCCTAAAGAAGAAAAATCTGACCGAAAA GTTCCCACTGTTCAATGCTGTGTACCAGATCTGCTACCAGGGCCACCCAGTCACGGAGTTCATCAAGTGTTTGCAGAACCACCCGGAACACATGTAG
- the g6pd gene encoding glucose-6-phosphate 1-dehydrogenase isoform X4, which yields MAGREMSAIPLSRSEVFGELRKELHEDEEFRQSDAHIFIIMGASGDLAKKKIYPTLWWLFRDGLLPEQTHFVGFARSDLTVEAIKTACMPYLKVAESEVERLSVFFSRNSYVSGKYADEKAFANLHTHLLSLPGGGDANRLFYLALPPSVYHDVTSNIKHYCMSANRGWNRVIVEKPFGRDLQSSEELSTHLSSLFTEDQIYRIDHYLGKEMVQNLMVLRFGNRIFGPIWNRDSIACVVLTFKEPFGTQGRGGYFDDFGIIRDVMQNHLLQMLSLVAMEKPASTSSDDVRDEKVKVLKCISPVTMSDVVLGQYVGDPEGQGDAKLGYLDDPTVPKGSTQATFATAVLYVHNERWDGVPFILRCGKALNERKAEVRLQFTDVPGDIFGAQCRRNELVVRVQPNEAVYAKMMSKKPGVYFHPEETELDLTYKSRYKDVNLPDAYERLILDVFCGSQMHFVRSDELREAWRIFTPLLHQIETEKTPPIPYKYGSRGPVEADELSKRVGFRYEGTYKWVNPHKL from the exons GGGGATCTAGCCAAAAAGAAAATCTACCCAACTCTATG GTGGTTGTTCAGAGATGGGCTCCTTCCGGAACAAACCCACTTTGTGGGCTTTGCCCGTTCTGACCTGACAGTGGAGGCCATCAAAACTGCCTGCATGCCCTACCTGAAG GTGGCTGAGTCTGAGGTGGAGCGCCTGTCGGTGTTCTTCAGCCGCAACTCTTACGTCAGCGGGAAATACGCCGACGAGAAGGCCTTCGCCAACCTCCACACCCACCTGCTGTCGCTGCCCGGAGGGGGTGACGCCAACCGCCTCTTCTACCTGGCGCTGCCGCCCAGTGTCTACCACGACGTCACTAGTAACATCAAGCACTACTGCATGAGCGCCAA TAGGGGTTGGAACAGGGTGATTGTGGAGAAGCCGTTTGGTCGTGACCTGCAGAGTTCTGAGGAGCTTTCCACTCACCTCTCGTCTCTGTTCACTGAGGACCAGATCTATCGCATTGACCATTACCTAGGCAAGGAAATGGTGCAGAACCTCATGGTCCTCAg GTTCGGGAACCGGATCTTTGGGCCCATCTGGAACCGGGACAGCATAGCATGTGTGGTCCTCACTTTCAAAGAGCCCTTTGGCACCCAGGGCCGGGGCGGCTACTTTGATGACTTTGGCATCATCCG CGATGTCATGCAGAACCACTTGCTCCAGATGCTGTCTCTGGTTGCCATGGAGAAGCCAGCTTCCACCAGCTCTGATGATGTGCGGGACGAAAAG GTGAAGGTGCTGAAGTGCATTTCCCCCGTCACCATGTCAGACGTGGTGTTGGGGCAGTACGTGGGCGACCCGGAGGGACAGGGCGACGCCAAACTGGGTTACCTTGACGACCCCACCGTCCCCAAAGGCTCCACCCAGGCCACCTTCGCCACGGCTGTGCTCTATGTGCACAACGAGCGCTGGGATG GTGTTCCGTTCATCCTGCGTTGCGGCAAAGCCCTGAACGAGAGGAAAGCGGAGGTGCGTCTACAGTTCACAGATGTTCCAGGGGACATCTTCGGAGCGCAGTGTCGTAGGAACGAGCTGGTGGTACGCGTTCAGCCCAACGAAGCCGTTTATGCCAAGATGATGAGCAAGAAACCAGGAGTTTACTTCCACCCTGAAGAGACAGAGCTGGATCTGACCTACAAAAGCAGATACAAG GATGTGAATTTGCCAGATGCCTATGAGCGCCTCATCCTGGATGTCTTCTGTGGCAGCCAGATGCACTTTGTCAGAAG TGACGAGCTGAGGGAGGCCTGGAGGATCTTTACACCTCTCCTTCATCAGATCGAAACTGAGAAGACTCCCCCGATCCCATACAAATATGGGAG CCGTGGTCCTGTGGAAGCCGACGAGCTCTCCAAGAGGGTCGGTTTTCGTTATGAAGGAACATACAAATGGGTCAACCCCCACAAACTGTGA
- the g6pd gene encoding glucose-6-phosphate 1-dehydrogenase isoform X5 has protein sequence MAGREMSAIPLSRSEVFGELRKELHEDEEFRQSDAHIFIIMGASGDLAKKKIYPTLWWLFRDGLLPEQTHFVGFARSDLTVEAIKTACMPYLKVAESEVERLSVFFSRNSYVSGKYADEKAFANLHTHLLSLPGGGDANRLFYLALPPSVYHDVTSNIKHYCMSAKGWNRVIVEKPFGRDLQSSEELSTHLSSLFTEDQIYRIDHYLGKEMVQNLMVLRFGNRIFGPIWNRDSIACVVLTFKEPFGTQGRGGYFDDFGIIRDVMQNHLLQMLSLVAMEKPASTSSDDVRDEKVKVLKCISPVTMSDVVLGQYVGDPEGQGDAKLGYLDDPTVPKGSTQATFATAVLYVHNERWDGVPFILRCGKALNERKAEVRLQFTDVPGDIFGAQCRRNELVVRVQPNEAVYAKMMSKKPGVYFHPEETELDLTYKSRYKDVNLPDAYERLILDVFCGSQMHFVRSDELREAWRIFTPLLHQIETEKTPPIPYKYGSRGPVEADELSKRVGFRYEGTYKWVNPHKL, from the exons GGGGATCTAGCCAAAAAGAAAATCTACCCAACTCTATG GTGGTTGTTCAGAGATGGGCTCCTTCCGGAACAAACCCACTTTGTGGGCTTTGCCCGTTCTGACCTGACAGTGGAGGCCATCAAAACTGCCTGCATGCCCTACCTGAAG GTGGCTGAGTCTGAGGTGGAGCGCCTGTCGGTGTTCTTCAGCCGCAACTCTTACGTCAGCGGGAAATACGCCGACGAGAAGGCCTTCGCCAACCTCCACACCCACCTGCTGTCGCTGCCCGGAGGGGGTGACGCCAACCGCCTCTTCTACCTGGCGCTGCCGCCCAGTGTCTACCACGACGTCACTAGTAACATCAAGCACTACTGCATGAGCGCCAA GGGTTGGAACAGGGTGATTGTGGAGAAGCCGTTTGGTCGTGACCTGCAGAGTTCTGAGGAGCTTTCCACTCACCTCTCGTCTCTGTTCACTGAGGACCAGATCTATCGCATTGACCATTACCTAGGCAAGGAAATGGTGCAGAACCTCATGGTCCTCAg GTTCGGGAACCGGATCTTTGGGCCCATCTGGAACCGGGACAGCATAGCATGTGTGGTCCTCACTTTCAAAGAGCCCTTTGGCACCCAGGGCCGGGGCGGCTACTTTGATGACTTTGGCATCATCCG CGATGTCATGCAGAACCACTTGCTCCAGATGCTGTCTCTGGTTGCCATGGAGAAGCCAGCTTCCACCAGCTCTGATGATGTGCGGGACGAAAAG GTGAAGGTGCTGAAGTGCATTTCCCCCGTCACCATGTCAGACGTGGTGTTGGGGCAGTACGTGGGCGACCCGGAGGGACAGGGCGACGCCAAACTGGGTTACCTTGACGACCCCACCGTCCCCAAAGGCTCCACCCAGGCCACCTTCGCCACGGCTGTGCTCTATGTGCACAACGAGCGCTGGGATG GTGTTCCGTTCATCCTGCGTTGCGGCAAAGCCCTGAACGAGAGGAAAGCGGAGGTGCGTCTACAGTTCACAGATGTTCCAGGGGACATCTTCGGAGCGCAGTGTCGTAGGAACGAGCTGGTGGTACGCGTTCAGCCCAACGAAGCCGTTTATGCCAAGATGATGAGCAAGAAACCAGGAGTTTACTTCCACCCTGAAGAGACAGAGCTGGATCTGACCTACAAAAGCAGATACAAG GATGTGAATTTGCCAGATGCCTATGAGCGCCTCATCCTGGATGTCTTCTGTGGCAGCCAGATGCACTTTGTCAGAAG TGACGAGCTGAGGGAGGCCTGGAGGATCTTTACACCTCTCCTTCATCAGATCGAAACTGAGAAGACTCCCCCGATCCCATACAAATATGGGAG CCGTGGTCCTGTGGAAGCCGACGAGCTCTCCAAGAGGGTCGGTTTTCGTTATGAAGGAACATACAAATGGGTCAACCCCCACAAACTGTGA